CCTGATCTTTTTCTTTATCAGCGATCGTTAGAATTGCTGTAATTTCCTCACGTAAGCTCGCCACTTCATTCGCGTCAATGCTGCCAGAGAAGTCAATAACAAATGCTTTTTTCTCTGGCTTTTCATCTGATTTCTTTTTACTTTCTTTCAGATACGCCTTTAGAGCTTTTTTATCTAATGTCTGATGAAGAAAATCTTCTTTTGCTTCCGCCAGTTGAGAAGATAGGTCTTTAACTTCTATCTCACCTGATTTACTTTTTGGTTTTTGGCTTGCGCCAACCGCTAATACAATAATGGCACCCACAGCAATCACAATTGTTACTGCTTTGGCCAAAAATAACCCATATTCAAACAAAAAAGCCAACGCTATCTCCCAAACCCTTGTCTATCAGTCTATTTAATCAAAAATAATTGACTTCATCTTGTCCTAAATAACGCTACATTGCAATAAAACCATGATAACTAGTCTCATTTAGGTCAAATGATACGCATAAAAAAAGCCGCTAATTAGCGGCTTTTACAGACCAAAAATGCTACTTAGCAATCACACTCTCGTCTGTGATTGGTAACATCAAGCCTTTGGATGCTAGATAAGTAGCAACTTGCTTTTGCATTTCTGCTGTTGCCTGAGCATGACCAAGGGCTGTGCCACCTGTTCGCTCGTCAAATGCTGGCGTTAATAATGAGCTATGATGGCCTTGTGAGAAGTTCACAACATAACGTCCTGCAGTACCATCTGTTGACTGCTTAGACTCAGTTGCAGTCTCTAGCCCCATCAATGCCGCAAGTGGAGTACTGCCGCCCAATGGGTTACGAGGCAATGTTGTCGCAGGGATAACTTGGTCACCCTTATTTTCACCTTCACCACCCACAACAACACTCATGTACATAGGTGTATTGACTGCACGCACTAGTGGCGCATAGTTCAGCGGATCAGCGCTATCTAACACGGTTTGCGATGCATAAGCGAACTGATCAACGGTCGCGTTAATGGCTGCAATTGAAGCAAGATCTCCCTCAGCTTCTAAATTTGCAACAAACGTATTGTATGCACATGCAGCAAACGCACTTGCGCTGCCAGCAAACGAACCACAATCAGCAATTGCCCCTTCTTGAAGGTAACTTACAAACTTTTTAGAAACCGCTAAATCAGAAGCCCCCTGAACAACAGCAGTTTTTACAACAGGTCCAAATGAAGCTGACTCAACGAGGAAGTTTGCAATACCTGCACCACCGCTAGACAGTGCGGCTGGGCCCACTTTAAACAACGGCTCCGCTGCTTTAAGCGCCTCATTGTCAAACGGCAAGTTTGCATGTGCTATGAAACTTGGCGCAACAACTGAGCCCAAAGACTGGCCGACAAAGCTCACGTCATTCGTATTGAAATTAAGTGGAACTTGAGAAAATGCATTAATTGCATTTAACCCAAATCGCAATGCCAGTAAGTCCGCTGTTGATTGGCGAAGGTTATCACGCGCAACAAGCAGAGATTGCAAGTTCATATAATGTAAGACGCTCTTAGTCGTCGCATTAAACTCATCAACACCGTCACCATCTACGTCAATACCACGCTCACCATGCATTGGGTGATCTATCGCCACAGTCGCAAAGCCAGCCTGAGACAACGCTAACGTCAAGCTAAGCATGTCCTCTTTCTTACTGGTGATGCCATGTTGCATAATCACAACAGGAAAGCCTGTCTCCGGTGCTTCTGATAATGGGAATGTGATTTGCACTGGCGCATTCGCAACCCATTGCTCTTTAGGAATTACATTGTACTTAGACACAAATTTTTGTGCATCAAGACCTAGATCTCGCAACTGGCCACCAGAAAGCGCATGACACTGCGCATCGACTGTGCCAGCTTCCGGCTCAGGTAACTGGCCACCAGCAGCTTCAGCTGCACCTTTTGCAGCTGCAACAGCAACGCCGTTGTCGCATAAAGCTTGCCAATAAGTATCGGCCAGCGCTACATCCTCACCATTTTTTGGTTGAGATAAATATTGAGGTAGTTGGATATTACCTTTCAGATAGCGGATCCCACCAGCGGCTTGCAGCAACTCAGGCGAAAGTGCAGCAGCTAAACCAAGCTCAGTAAACTTATCAGCGACTGACATAAAATCTTGTTCAGGCACTGCTACAATTGGCTGTTTAGCCGTTCCAAATGTGGATGCTAACAGCTGCTTGATAGTGCCAACAACAGGGCCTGTCGCTTGTGTTGTCATTGCCGCCGTATAAACAATTTCTTCCGCACCGATGGATTCGCTAGAAACAAGCGCTTGCTCATAGCTGCGAATAACCGCTTGCAGGGACTTCTGCGCGTCAGTCACTAAAGGCGCTTCTTGACGAAGCAGTGTATATGTTGATGAAGGCGTTAAGCTTCTTCCGCCATCTACTGTATCTTTAATATTGGTGGTCAATACCGTAATGTAAGTCGTGTTAGACTTAAACGGTTTAACAGGGATGACGTTAATGTTTTGGCCATCTTCACTTAATTGAGAAACAAAGTCGCCAGTTGGACCAAATGTTAACTCACTCACTACGCGGCAGGCTAATGCAGGGCTCAGGTTTTGGCATGCCTCAGTTTGCGCATCATCACCCATAACAACTTCAAATATGCGCACTGCGCCCGGCGCTGCAACTGTCGCCGCATCAATAGTGACACCCGTCGGCGTATTCAAACCAATTTGATATGGCATTTGTGTAGACCAACCGTCCAAACCACCAAGTGCTAGAGAAGGGTCCGCGTAGCCAGCGCGTGATAGCAGAGGCTTGGAATCGCCATCTAGCTCACCTGGAATATTGAGCGTGCCATCTTGTGTACCACTAAATAGAATGTCATTGGGTACGGAAATAACACCATTTGAGGGATCAAATTTAACCGATGCAACAGGCATTACAGGTTTGGTGTCTTGCTTTACATCTTCTAGCGTTTCACCGCCACCACAGCCTGCTAATGCAGCTGAAACAGCGAGTGGTAGTAACAGTTTCTTCATTGTATTGGCTCCGACATAATTTTATTATTATTGTTCCCTCGGCCAGCGCCTACCCTTGCCTCTAAGATGTAAGCATAAATAAGCCGCCGAGAATAATTCGTTAAAACTATGTAATTTTGCTTTTAATAAGACATTAGACCAGTTTAACTTAACGCAAAGTGTAGCCTTTCGCCACTCATATTTGCAATAAATTCGATAACTTGCGTCGTGACTATGATAAAATATAGCAAATGTATTTGTTCGAGGTCCAATATGCAAACTTATAATGCAGCTAGTAATGCACTAGAAAATAAGGTGATTTTGGTCACAGGTGCGGGTGATGGTATCGGTCGAATTGCCGCCATACATTATGCCAAGCATGGCGCCACTGTGATTTTGTTAGGGAAAACTACCAGCAAACTAGAAGCGGTTTATGATGAAATCATTAATGCAGGTTACCCACAACCTGCTATCGTGCCATTGGACCTTAAAGGCGCGACTAAACAACACTACCGAGATCTCGCGTCGACCATTGAACAGCAGTTTGGTAAATTAGATGGGCTGCTTAATAATGCAGCCGTTTTGGGCACTATGGGCCCGCTAGAACATTTTTGCGTTTCTACTTTTGAAAACGTCATAAAAGTGAATGTCACCGCACAGGCGATGATCACACGCTTTCTATTCCCAGTCATGCGCAAAGCACCAAGTGCTTCAATCATTTTCACCTCGTCTGGTGTAGGGCGACAAGGCCGTGAATTTTGGGGAGCTTATGCAATCTCTAAATTTGCCACTGAAGGAATGATGCAAACCTGGGCCTGTGAAGTGGGTAAAACCAATATCCGAGTCAATTGCATCAATCCCGGTGCCACCCGTACTAGCATGCGAGAAGCCGCCTTCCCAGGTGAAGACAAAGATAAGTTAAAAACCGCTGAGGATTTAATGCCAACATATCTATATTTGATGTCAGATGACTCATTAGAAGTGAACGGCCAATCAATTGATGCTCAGCCAAAATAAGCGTGTAATATTTACTCAAAACAAAAAAGGGCTGATTGGCCCTTTTTTATTACTACACTCGCAATTATCGACGCTTAGTCTGTTTCAAACGCTGATTATGCTTATGTACCGCTTTTCTAATACGATTCACCTTAGCACGCTTATCTTTGCGCTTTTCAGGCATCACAGATAACTTAGTTTGTGTTTCAGGTCTCAGGCTTACTGATTTTCTTAAGTAGTTCACGTCTTCTAGCGCCAACTCTTCCCAACCGCCTTGTGGTAAACGTTTATTCAGTTCTAACTTACCGTAACGAACACGGATCAAGCGTGATACTTCGACCTCTTGTGACTGCCATAAACGACGTACTTCACGGTTACGACCCTCTGTTAGCGTTACATTAAACCACTTGTTGATACCTTCACCACCACGCGGTTTAATAGATAAGAACTTAGCATGTCCATCTTCTAATTCAACACCTTGAGAAAGTGTTTTCAGTGTTTGATTCGTCACTTCACCAAATACACGCACAGAGTATTCACGCTCTACTTCATATTTAGGGTGCATTAAACGGTTTGCCAGCTCACCATCATTAGTAAACAATAATAAACCTGAAGTATTGATATCCAATCGACCAATGGCAATCCAACGATCACCTTCCAATCGCGGAAGCCTATCAAATACCGTACGACGCCCTTCAGGATCTTTACGTGTACACAGCTCACCTTCTGGCTTGTGATACATTAAAACTCGGCAAATACGTTCTTCTTTTTGCTCAATTTTAACCACATGGCCATCAACGCGGATCACCGCATTTTCTTCGACTCTGTCGCCCAATTTAGCAACTTTACCATCAACACTGACACGATTTGAGTCAATATATTTTTCCATTTCACGACGCGAGCCAACACCGGCGCGCGCTAATACTTTTTGTAGCTTTTCACTCATTCTGATGGTTCTCTCACAGAAGGATCATTTAACATCTGATCTAACTTCTCGGTTTGCAGTTCTGGGAGTTTTGGCAACCCATCCAGCCCTGTAAGCGAGAAGTAATCTAAAAATAACTTGGTTGTCGCATACAGTGCGGGTTTACCCGGCACCTCTTTATGACCAACAACCTTTATCCATTGCCGCTCTAATAAGCTTTTCATAATGTTAGAGCTGACTGTCACACCACGGACTTGTTCAATTTCACCACGAGTAATTGGTTGACGATAGGCAATTAATGCCAGCGTTTCCAACGTTGCCCGAGAATACTTAGGTGCTTTTTCTTGCCAGAGCATATTTAGCCATGGACTCAAGCTTGGGCATGCTTGAAAGCGATACCCTGTGCCTACTTCAACAAGTCGTACACCGCGTGTTTGATAGTGTTCGAAAATCGTTTCTATCGCTTGCCCTATTCGCTGATCAGAAACATGAATATCTTGCAGCACCGTCTCTTTCATGTGCTTTTTCGAAAGAGGCTTATCCGCCACAAAAATGGCAGCTTCAACCAATTCGACAAGTTGTTCATCACTGACTCGGCGTTTCATGTCACTATTTCTTCATAAGGCTAGTAGAAGGCGCGGTATTATGACAGAGCCGAGGCTACTCTTGTAGCTTTAATGACAAATAAATTGCACTATCCAGTGTGATTTGAACAATCGAAATTAACTGCTCTTTAAGCAGCTCTAACATCGCGATGAATGTCACAACCACACCGCTCCTGCCCTCTTGTACACTAAATAAACAAGCAAACTCTACAGGCTCTGAATGCTCACTTAAATATTGTAATATCATCGACATGCGTTCACGAGTAGATAAGACTTCTGCACTAATGTGGTGATGCTCAAATTGCTTAGCTCTGGCCATAACTTCGCTCATCGCCAATAGTAGCTCTTTTAAATCTACATCAGGTAATGAATCTTCATTTTGCTCATTGTCTTCAATTAATGCATGAGCAATAAAAATATCACGCTCAACACGGGGGATTTTATCCAAGTTTTCCGCAGCTACTTTAAACTGCTCATACTCTTGTAAGCGCCTTACTAACTCCGCACGAGGGTCTTCTTCTTCTTCAAGTTCTTCATGCGTAGGAAGCAACAAACGAGACTTAATCTGTGCCAATAAAGCAGCCATCACCAAATACTCACCAGCAAGCTCCAATTGCAGTTCTTGCATCATCTCAACATATTGCACGTATTGCTGAGTAATGCTCAGTATTGGGAGCTCTAAGATGTCTAACTTGTGACGTTTTATCAGATATAACAGTAAATCCAGTGGCCCTTCAAAGCTTTCGAGGATCACCTGTAAAGCATCTGGTGGAATATAAAGATCTTCTGGCTTTTCTAAAACGGCTTCCCCGTTCAAAAAAGCCAGCGGGGATGTGTGGCTTGCAACTTCTGTCATGAATTATTCAAATGGTGCGGTATCACCACATCCATGACGTAAAATTTCGACATTGTCTTCAGACATATCAATCACTGTGGTCGCTTGCTCGATTAAATAACCACCATGCACAATAAGGTCA
This genomic window from Pseudoalteromonas luteoviolacea contains:
- the rluB gene encoding 23S rRNA pseudouridine(2605) synthase RluB, which produces MSEKLQKVLARAGVGSRREMEKYIDSNRVSVDGKVAKLGDRVEENAVIRVDGHVVKIEQKEERICRVLMYHKPEGELCTRKDPEGRRTVFDRLPRLEGDRWIAIGRLDINTSGLLLFTNDGELANRLMHPKYEVEREYSVRVFGEVTNQTLKTLSQGVELEDGHAKFLSIKPRGGEGINKWFNVTLTEGRNREVRRLWQSQEVEVSRLIRVRYGKLELNKRLPQGGWEELALEDVNYLRKSVSLRPETQTKLSVMPEKRKDKRAKVNRIRKAVHKHNQRLKQTKRR
- a CDS encoding YciK family oxidoreductase, which produces MQTYNAASNALENKVILVTGAGDGIGRIAAIHYAKHGATVILLGKTTSKLEAVYDEIINAGYPQPAIVPLDLKGATKQHYRDLASTIEQQFGKLDGLLNNAAVLGTMGPLEHFCVSTFENVIKVNVTAQAMITRFLFPVMRKAPSASIIFTSSGVGRQGREFWGAYAISKFATEGMMQTWACEVGKTNIRVNCINPGATRTSMREAAFPGEDKDKLKTAEDLMPTYLYLMSDDSLEVNGQSIDAQPK
- a CDS encoding VolA/Pla-1 family phospholipase, yielding MKKLLLPLAVSAALAGCGGGETLEDVKQDTKPVMPVASVKFDPSNGVISVPNDILFSGTQDGTLNIPGELDGDSKPLLSRAGYADPSLALGGLDGWSTQMPYQIGLNTPTGVTIDAATVAAPGAVRIFEVVMGDDAQTEACQNLSPALACRVVSELTFGPTGDFVSQLSEDGQNINVIPVKPFKSNTTYITVLTTNIKDTVDGGRSLTPSSTYTLLRQEAPLVTDAQKSLQAVIRSYEQALVSSESIGAEEIVYTAAMTTQATGPVVGTIKQLLASTFGTAKQPIVAVPEQDFMSVADKFTELGLAAALSPELLQAAGGIRYLKGNIQLPQYLSQPKNGEDVALADTYWQALCDNGVAVAAAKGAAEAAGGQLPEPEAGTVDAQCHALSGGQLRDLGLDAQKFVSKYNVIPKEQWVANAPVQITFPLSEAPETGFPVVIMQHGITSKKEDMLSLTLALSQAGFATVAIDHPMHGERGIDVDGDGVDEFNATTKSVLHYMNLQSLLVARDNLRQSTADLLALRFGLNAINAFSQVPLNFNTNDVSFVGQSLGSVVAPSFIAHANLPFDNEALKAAEPLFKVGPAALSSGGAGIANFLVESASFGPVVKTAVVQGASDLAVSKKFVSYLQEGAIADCGSFAGSASAFAACAYNTFVANLEAEGDLASIAAINATVDQFAYASQTVLDSADPLNYAPLVRAVNTPMYMSVVVGGEGENKGDQVIPATTLPRNPLGGSTPLAALMGLETATESKQSTDGTAGRYVVNFSQGHHSSLLTPAFDERTGGTALGHAQATAEMQKQVATYLASKGLMLPITDESVIAK
- the scpB gene encoding SMC-Scp complex subunit ScpB, whose translation is MKRRVSDEQLVELVEAAIFVADKPLSKKHMKETVLQDIHVSDQRIGQAIETIFEHYQTRGVRLVEVGTGYRFQACPSLSPWLNMLWQEKAPKYSRATLETLALIAYRQPITRGEIEQVRGVTVSSNIMKSLLERQWIKVVGHKEVPGKPALYATTKLFLDYFSLTGLDGLPKLPELQTEKLDQMLNDPSVREPSE
- a CDS encoding segregation and condensation protein A yields the protein MTEVASHTSPLAFLNGEAVLEKPEDLYIPPDALQVILESFEGPLDLLLYLIKRHKLDILELPILSITQQYVQYVEMMQELQLELAGEYLVMAALLAQIKSRLLLPTHEELEEEEDPRAELVRRLQEYEQFKVAAENLDKIPRVERDIFIAHALIEDNEQNEDSLPDVDLKELLLAMSEVMARAKQFEHHHISAEVLSTRERMSMILQYLSEHSEPVEFACLFSVQEGRSGVVVTFIAMLELLKEQLISIVQITLDSAIYLSLKLQE